In a genomic window of Urocitellus parryii isolate mUroPar1 chromosome 11, mUroPar1.hap1, whole genome shotgun sequence:
- the Fam229a gene encoding protein FAM229A, protein MQPSPSTPGLGRTADTCPAPPGPERPPAARARAAASSLGPASVSASGRAPRGLDMSAQEPPQGRRFPIEAGDSPGLAAAPESQDSPEPVATEHNPVRPLRRCPGCHCLTLLHVPIDVYLAMGGSPRARAT, encoded by the exons ATGCAGCCCTCCCCCTCGACGCCCGGCCTCGGGCGCACCGCAGACACCTGCCCGGCTCCCCCTGGACCGGAGCGTCCTCCCGCGGCCAGGGCTCGGGCAGCTGCTTCCAGCCTGGGACCGGCCTCGGTCTCGGCCTCCGGCAG AGCGCCCCGGGGCCTGGACATGAGTGCCCAGGAGCCGCCCCAGGGTCGGAGATTCCCCATTGAGGCCGGAGACTCCCCTGGCCTTGCCGCCGCCCCCGAGTCCCAGGACAGCCCGGAGCCGGTAGCTACGGAGCACAACCCGGTCAG GCCGCTTCGACGCTGCCCCGGCTGCCACTGTCTGACGCTGCTACACGTGCCCATCGACGTCTACCTGGCCATGGGCGGGAGCCCCCGGGCCCGCGCCACCTGA